A window of the Thiomicrospira microaerophila genome harbors these coding sequences:
- the fni gene encoding type 2 isopentenyl-diphosphate Delta-isomerase, protein MTKNHSITQRKQDHIDFLLSDPLIERNQRDFDLIQLTHRALPELDFASVNSKLSLFSKTLDFPLLISSMTGGAAENLGQINRHLAEAAEHCQVALAVGSQRAMIEDTSARRSFDLRQYAPSIPLLANIGAVQLNTGYGFEQARIAIDCLQADALILHLNPLQELIQPEGDRNFAGLADKIHQLSQKLDIPIILKEVGCGLSSADIELGLSAGIRYFDLAGRGGTSWSRIEAHRAESDLGLVFQDWGLTTCQALNAARPYQDQARFFASGGIRNGIDMVKSVIMGGYVCGIAAPLLRPAMLSSSAVIDKIQHLKQEFQLAQFLVGAANIESLFLNDALILRAPSGRQVYS, encoded by the coding sequence GTGACTAAAAACCATTCAATAACACAACGTAAGCAGGACCATATTGACTTCCTGCTATCCGACCCATTAATCGAGCGCAATCAACGTGATTTTGACCTTATCCAATTAACCCACCGCGCTCTTCCCGAGCTTGATTTTGCTTCGGTTAACTCCAAATTATCCTTGTTTAGTAAAACACTCGACTTCCCGCTACTGATTTCGTCTATGACCGGTGGGGCTGCAGAAAACTTGGGGCAAATAAATCGCCACCTTGCCGAAGCCGCTGAACACTGCCAGGTAGCCTTAGCGGTAGGGTCACAGCGCGCCATGATTGAAGACACATCTGCTCGCCGCAGCTTCGATTTACGTCAATATGCGCCATCCATTCCACTACTCGCCAATATCGGTGCCGTTCAGTTAAACACCGGCTATGGTTTTGAACAGGCCAGAATTGCAATTGATTGTTTGCAAGCCGATGCCTTAATTTTACACCTCAACCCATTACAGGAACTTATTCAACCCGAGGGAGATCGTAATTTTGCCGGATTAGCGGATAAAATTCACCAACTATCACAAAAACTGGATATTCCCATTATTCTAAAAGAGGTTGGCTGTGGTTTATCCTCGGCAGATATCGAACTGGGCTTATCGGCAGGCATTCGATATTTCGACCTCGCTGGACGCGGAGGCACTTCCTGGAGCCGAATTGAAGCACACAGGGCTGAGTCTGATCTTGGCCTGGTTTTTCAAGACTGGGGCTTAACAACCTGTCAAGCCTTGAACGCGGCCCGTCCCTATCAAGATCAGGCACGTTTTTTTGCCTCCGGTGGAATTCGTAATGGCATTGATATGGTTAAATCAGTTATAATGGGCGGCTATGTTTGTGGCATTGCTGCACCGCTATTGCGTCCGGCCATGCTTTCAAGCTCAGCGGTTATAGATAAAATTCAACACCTGAAACAAGAATTTCAATTGGCTCAATTCCTTGTTGGGGCAGCCAATATAGAGTCGCTTTTTTTAAACGATGCGCTGATTTTACGCGCACCAAGCGGAAGACAAGTCTATTCATGA
- a CDS encoding mevalonate kinase family protein, translating into MALHCRVPSKLIVSGEHAVVYGQPALSMAIDLQTYCEITSHSSNNPSIRIQLPDYALDKTYHFEQAWLRAMQLEQSYQDYLAGQKSINQVCDSALDIPLLCCAFFNQKHGLKPGEWQIKLCSESWRGRGLGSSAAIIVSLLSALYQSHPKAEKDQLLGLAQKVENYQHGRSSGIDPTTLATGGLIRYQLNEPLQSLDVNLKHAWIIDTGQPDSSTGQCVDLVKKHFGQDTKLWQAFGQCTDQLQQAWLSQNTDLFFHQLEVNQHLLTQLGVVPNKVQKFIQQLTQPGLVVKLCGAGAVTGDKAGVLMAIANPGLCKDAETKLQSLCQASGYAFKKIKLVKQAIRCQSMT; encoded by the coding sequence ATGGCACTGCATTGTAGAGTGCCATCGAAACTAATAGTGAGCGGTGAACATGCTGTCGTCTATGGGCAACCTGCACTCAGTATGGCGATTGACCTGCAAACCTACTGCGAAATAACCAGCCATTCCTCAAACAACCCAAGCATTCGCATCCAATTGCCTGACTATGCACTAGATAAAACCTATCACTTTGAGCAGGCCTGGCTTAGAGCAATGCAATTGGAACAAAGCTACCAAGATTATCTGGCTGGACAGAAAAGCATCAATCAAGTATGTGATTCTGCGCTCGATATCCCCTTGCTCTGCTGCGCTTTTTTTAATCAAAAACACGGGTTAAAACCTGGAGAATGGCAGATAAAGCTGTGTTCAGAATCCTGGCGCGGGCGCGGGCTTGGTAGTTCCGCGGCCATTATTGTCAGCCTACTCTCAGCCCTTTATCAATCCCATCCTAAAGCCGAAAAAGATCAACTCCTCGGACTAGCCCAAAAAGTTGAAAACTATCAGCATGGTCGGTCCAGCGGAATCGACCCAACCACCCTGGCCACAGGGGGGCTGATACGTTATCAACTCAATGAGCCTTTACAATCCCTCGACGTTAATCTAAAGCATGCTTGGATAATCGACACGGGCCAACCTGACAGCAGCACAGGGCAATGCGTTGATTTGGTAAAAAAACATTTCGGCCAAGACACCAAACTTTGGCAAGCTTTCGGACAGTGTACCGATCAACTCCAGCAGGCCTGGTTATCGCAAAACACCGATTTATTTTTTCACCAACTGGAAGTTAATCAACATCTTCTAACCCAGCTAGGTGTCGTGCCTAACAAAGTCCAAAAGTTTATCCAGCAATTAACGCAACCAGGTCTGGTTGTCAAATTGTGTGGTGCAGGCGCAGTAACTGGCGATAAAGCAGGTGTGTTAATGGCTATTGCCAATCCTGGCTTATGTAAAGATGCTGAAACCAAGCTCCAAAGTTTATGCCAAGCATCAGGCTATGCCTTTAAAAAAATCAAACTGGTTAAACAAGCAATCCGATGTCAATCAATGACCTAA
- a CDS encoding glutathione S-transferase N-terminal domain-containing protein: MSDIPLTKRSVMTLFSDPRSPNSHRVRLVAKEKDIPMDVIEVDPGVMPEDLLELNPYGTLPTLVDRELILHDTQVIIEYLDERYPHPPLMSVDPISKARSRQQLRQIEVEWYPLVETIVRNEDADAVKRARRDLTERLIQMIPVFAHKDFFMSDDYTLVDASLAVLLWRLPSLGIELPKSAKAIIDYSNRLLEREMFNESLSDDELDMNDA, from the coding sequence ATGTCAGATATTCCATTAACCAAGCGTTCAGTGATGACCCTGTTTTCAGATCCGCGTAGCCCTAATTCACATCGGGTACGTTTGGTGGCAAAAGAGAAAGATATTCCAATGGATGTGATAGAAGTGGATCCAGGGGTGATGCCTGAAGATTTACTGGAACTCAACCCTTATGGCACTTTGCCAACGCTGGTTGACCGTGAATTGATTTTGCATGATACTCAGGTCATTATTGAGTATTTGGATGAGCGTTATCCTCATCCGCCATTAATGTCGGTTGATCCGATTTCAAAAGCCCGTTCGCGCCAGCAATTACGCCAGATTGAAGTCGAATGGTATCCGTTGGTCGAAACCATTGTGAGAAATGAGGATGCTGATGCGGTTAAGCGAGCCCGTCGTGATTTGACTGAACGCTTAATTCAGATGATTCCGGTTTTTGCTCATAAAGACTTTTTTATGAGTGATGATTACACTTTGGTTGATGCGAGTTTAGCCGTGCTCTTATGGCGTTTGCCTTCATTGGGTATTGAGCTTCCTAAGTCGGCAAAGGCAATTATTGATTATTCTAACCGTTTGCTTGAGCGCGAAATGTTTAACGAGAGCTTGTCGGATGATGAGCTGGATATGAATGATGCCTAG
- a CDS encoding response regulator — MAQSNSKYVTTTEACKLIGVSKTVIKRLADEGILQIWRTPGGHRRLLRSSVDEYIMQNGKERANEDDDRLKILVVDDDKVSQDLIKSIVQTLDFPVKVYTASDGFEGLMQAGRNIPDFIFADLIMPQMDGYSMVHALRNFESTKEATIMIMTGEKPQNIDRDKLPKDITVISKPVQPDILKQFLTYEYNLKRS, encoded by the coding sequence ATGGCCCAATCAAATAGCAAATATGTCACCACGACAGAAGCCTGCAAACTTATAGGGGTTTCTAAAACCGTCATTAAACGCTTAGCTGACGAAGGCATTTTACAAATTTGGCGGACACCAGGCGGACACCGCCGCTTATTGAGATCCTCCGTTGACGAATATATTATGCAAAACGGAAAAGAGCGGGCCAATGAAGACGATGATCGCCTCAAAATTCTGGTGGTCGATGATGACAAGGTATCTCAAGACCTAATTAAGAGTATTGTTCAAACTCTAGACTTTCCGGTTAAAGTTTACACAGCAAGCGATGGGTTTGAGGGTTTAATGCAAGCCGGTCGTAATATTCCAGATTTTATTTTTGCTGATCTTATTATGCCGCAAATGGATGGATATAGCATGGTACATGCTTTACGCAACTTTGAATCAACCAAAGAAGCGACCATTATGATCATGACAGGTGAAAAACCTCAAAATATAGATCGTGACAAGCTTCCAAAAGATATCACTGTGATATCTAAACCTGTCCAACCAGATATTCTAAAACAATTCCTAACTTACGAATATAACTTAAAACGCAGTTAA
- a CDS encoding hydroxymethylglutaryl-CoA synthase: MKVGIDLIHFATSDFYLGLDLFATEKKQDVNKYLVGIGQEKMSIAPPDEDIVTLSAKAAEPILQQIDRQKITAVLFATESGVDQSKSAGAFVHSLLNLPHRCRVIELKHACYAGAAALQMAVTMVKANPKEQVLVIAADIARYDLDTSGEATQGCGAVAMLIRQNPRILEIEPGSGYYTEDVMDFWRPNHRETALVDGKYSTKVYLNSLKHAWTHFSEETGHEFANIDQFCYHIPFTKMAEKAHKQLVKLTQTQQPESLTLEQIRPSQIYNRVIGNSYSASLFIGFCSLLDHSEKLDHQRIGFFSYGSGCVAEFFSGIIQPGYQVQLMTTSHQKQIAERKPLTYQQYLTFYHQTEPNQQNIDFPVYHQGPFRLVGIQDHKRCYRKTQD, from the coding sequence ATGAAAGTCGGCATTGACCTTATTCACTTTGCTACCTCAGATTTTTACCTGGGGTTGGATTTGTTTGCAACAGAAAAAAAACAAGATGTTAACAAGTATCTAGTTGGGATTGGTCAAGAAAAAATGTCTATTGCCCCGCCGGATGAAGATATCGTCACACTTTCGGCCAAGGCCGCAGAACCTATTTTGCAACAAATTGATCGTCAGAAAATTACAGCCGTATTGTTTGCAACGGAATCTGGGGTTGATCAATCAAAGTCAGCCGGAGCATTTGTTCACAGCCTACTAAACCTACCTCATCGCTGCCGTGTAATCGAACTCAAACATGCCTGCTATGCCGGTGCCGCTGCGCTACAAATGGCCGTAACCATGGTCAAAGCGAATCCGAAAGAACAAGTACTTGTTATCGCTGCGGATATTGCCCGCTATGACCTAGACACCTCTGGCGAAGCCACCCAAGGTTGTGGAGCGGTGGCGATGTTGATCCGACAAAACCCGCGAATTCTCGAAATTGAACCAGGCTCTGGCTACTATACCGAAGATGTAATGGACTTTTGGCGCCCGAACCACCGAGAAACCGCGCTGGTTGATGGTAAATATTCAACCAAAGTTTACCTTAACAGCCTAAAACATGCTTGGACACACTTTTCAGAAGAAACTGGGCATGAGTTTGCAAATATCGATCAATTTTGCTACCACATCCCCTTTACGAAAATGGCAGAAAAGGCTCATAAACAGCTTGTTAAACTCACACAAACGCAACAACCTGAATCTTTGACCCTTGAACAAATTCGTCCAAGTCAAATTTATAACCGCGTAATAGGTAATAGCTACAGCGCTTCGTTATTTATTGGTTTTTGCTCATTACTTGATCACAGTGAAAAACTGGATCACCAAAGAATCGGTTTCTTTAGCTATGGTTCGGGCTGTGTTGCCGAGTTTTTCAGCGGTATTATACAGCCGGGCTACCAAGTACAGCTTATGACAACCAGTCACCAAAAACAGATCGCTGAGCGCAAACCTCTAACCTATCAACAATACCTAACCTTTTACCACCAAACAGAACCTAACCAACAAAACATTGATTTCCCAGTCTATCATCAAGGCCCATTCAGACTTGTTGGCATTCAAGACCACAAACGCTGCTATCGTAAAACCCAGGATTAA
- a CDS encoding mevalonate kinase family protein: MSINDLTSFKSSAPANTMLMGEHSVVYGQPALVAALTPRIEIEWLPRSDQQIEIQSALAHYLSPINPLNPHPNLRFIIETIRLFSTQLQHGWTLKVHSEFPADWGLGSSAAVLAATLIGLENITNQTLTPWQRFKLGHSIILKIQGRGSGADLAASLMGGCVYFDPINQTLKSLPVEQTLSLVYSGYKTPTAEVLNWVAEQWKDRPNGLQQLYQDMGAITRKSYQALSEQNWPQFYQQVAQYQQYMVELGVSDPRLDQLCEAVNQQLPAAKISGSGLGDCIIGFGQLDNFEQAPLLKTKISPIGALCTQMEKPSC, encoded by the coding sequence ATGTCAATCAATGACCTAACCTCATTTAAAAGTAGTGCACCTGCCAATACCATGCTGATGGGTGAACACAGTGTGGTTTACGGTCAACCGGCATTGGTAGCGGCTCTCACTCCAAGAATTGAGATTGAATGGTTGCCACGTTCAGATCAACAGATTGAAATTCAATCTGCCTTGGCTCATTACCTCAGTCCAATCAACCCTTTAAACCCGCACCCAAACTTGCGCTTTATTATTGAAACCATCCGATTATTTTCAACACAACTCCAACACGGCTGGACGCTAAAGGTTCACAGTGAATTCCCTGCTGATTGGGGGCTAGGCAGTTCCGCTGCAGTTCTGGCCGCGACCTTAATAGGGTTAGAAAACATTACCAACCAAACCCTAACCCCTTGGCAAAGATTTAAGCTCGGCCACAGTATTATCCTTAAGATTCAAGGCAGAGGCTCTGGTGCGGATTTAGCGGCCAGCCTTATGGGCGGCTGCGTTTATTTTGATCCAATAAACCAAACCCTAAAATCACTGCCAGTTGAGCAGACGTTAAGCCTTGTTTATAGCGGCTATAAAACCCCGACGGCTGAAGTGCTGAACTGGGTGGCCGAACAATGGAAAGATCGCCCCAACGGATTACAACAACTTTACCAAGACATGGGAGCCATAACCCGCAAAAGCTACCAAGCACTTAGTGAACAAAACTGGCCCCAGTTTTACCAACAGGTTGCCCAGTATCAACAATACATGGTTGAACTAGGTGTCAGCGATCCACGATTAGACCAGCTATGCGAAGCCGTTAACCAACAACTCCCAGCCGCAAAAATATCCGGTTCAGGGCTTGGAGACTGTATTATAGGTTTTGGTCAACTGGATAATTTTGAGCAAGCTCCGCTACTAAAGACCAAAATAAGCCCTATCGGTGCACTATGCACTCAAATGGAGAAACCATCATGTTAA
- the trxA gene encoding thioredoxin, whose protein sequence is MSQALIADVNASNFQQVVIDNSHHLPVLVDFWAPWCGPCKSVMPILEKLANEFAGLFLLAKINIDENDELANQFAVRSVPTFRLFKNGQSVAELTGGLPEAEFRKLLEAHIERPSDSLRAQAQQAFDQGELNQAVGLLREAAELDPSNYKVQLDLVQMYLQTGQLEDATKLFNQLPTEAQTAPEAKSVMGIISFAQAVAEGEDISVIQAKLKDNPDDVTALYGLACFLALHSEYEKAMQAFLKVFMLDRDYQEGGARKNLIKLFDMLAVSEAELVKTYRRKFQSLLY, encoded by the coding sequence ATGAGCCAAGCTTTAATTGCCGACGTGAATGCCAGCAACTTTCAACAAGTTGTGATTGACAACTCTCATCACCTACCGGTACTGGTTGATTTTTGGGCACCTTGGTGCGGGCCGTGTAAATCCGTGATGCCGATTCTTGAAAAACTTGCGAATGAATTTGCCGGTTTGTTTTTACTCGCAAAAATTAATATTGACGAGAACGATGAATTGGCCAACCAATTTGCGGTGCGCTCTGTACCGACCTTCCGGCTTTTCAAAAATGGTCAATCGGTGGCCGAACTTACCGGTGGCCTACCGGAAGCGGAGTTCCGCAAACTGCTAGAAGCCCATATTGAACGGCCATCCGACAGCTTACGTGCGCAAGCACAACAAGCCTTTGACCAAGGCGAACTTAACCAAGCGGTCGGACTATTACGAGAAGCCGCGGAACTGGATCCAAGCAACTATAAGGTTCAACTTGATCTAGTTCAAATGTACCTACAAACCGGCCAACTTGAAGATGCCACTAAACTTTTCAACCAACTTCCAACCGAAGCCCAAACTGCGCCTGAAGCAAAAAGCGTGATGGGGATTATTAGTTTTGCACAAGCGGTCGCCGAGGGCGAAGATATCAGCGTGATTCAAGCAAAACTCAAAGACAATCCTGACGATGTGACTGCGCTCTATGGTTTAGCCTGCTTTTTAGCCCTGCATAGTGAATATGAAAAAGCGATGCAAGCTTTTCTGAAAGTGTTTATGCTGGATCGTGATTACCAAGAGGGTGGCGCACGCAAAAACTTAATTAAACTTTTCGATATGTTAGCGGTGAGCGAAGCGGAACTGGTGAAAACCTATCGACGTAAATTCCAAAGTTTACTCTATTAA
- the mutS gene encoding DNA mismatch repair protein MutS has translation MNQTLSQHTPMMQQYLKIKADHPDRLVFYRMGDFYELFYDDAVKAAKLLDITLTARGQSAGKPIPMAGIPHHSAEGYLAKLVKMGESVAICEQVGDATGKGPVERKVVRVLTPGTLTDEALLEANQENLLAACYQNENSYALAYLDVAGGRFEGCQFETLQNLLDEIKRLQPAELIVADHEPLSETLKNQPGLVRLPVWHFDADTGRSRMTEQLKTQDLTAFGCQDKPTLISACGALLYYAQTMLQNPLNQVQCFHSYSTDDTLIVDAMSRRNLELDTNLTGGHHNTLLSLLDDCATPMGSRLLKRWLLMPLRDTRLINQRLDIIDDLLQQDHFPTLKRQLKPIGDLERILSRVALLSARPRDLLQLGRALNQLPTLHETLSQSEQDGLITLAQQIQLFPELADELERAIIDNPPMLLRDGGIFKTGYDNELDQLNNLKNEAGQFLLDLEQRERERTGISSLKVGYNRVHGYYLEVSKLQSEQVPLDYVRRQTLKGAERYIIPELKSFEDQVLSAGDKALAREKQLYQTLLEKLNQSIKPLQACSEALAQLDVLVNLTQKAQQHQLCRPQLRSEPGLVIKQGRHLTVEALSDAPFIPNDAVFNHDSRLQIITGPNMGGKSTFMRQTALIAILAHIGSFVPAEAVEIGPIDRIFTRIGASDDLTSGRSTFMVEMTETAHILHHASQHSLILMDEIGRGTSTYDGLSLAWAIAEHLAEQIKGFCLFATHYFELTELSERYKNTVNIHLNAIEHQDKIVFLHQVQPGAASKSYGLQVASLAGVPQSVIQRAKAILHDLETKTDATSTAPKPNASSRQQVKEPEMQFDLFNSADPHPIVLALDKITPDDLTPKQALDLIYQLKTLR, from the coding sequence ATGAATCAAACGCTAAGCCAGCACACCCCAATGATGCAACAGTATTTAAAAATCAAAGCCGACCACCCGGATCGTTTAGTGTTTTACCGGATGGGAGATTTTTACGAACTGTTTTATGATGACGCGGTCAAAGCCGCCAAGCTGCTGGATATAACCCTCACCGCCCGCGGACAATCCGCAGGAAAACCGATTCCAATGGCCGGCATTCCGCATCACAGTGCCGAAGGTTACCTTGCAAAATTAGTCAAGATGGGCGAATCGGTCGCCATTTGTGAACAGGTGGGCGATGCGACTGGCAAAGGCCCTGTGGAACGTAAAGTCGTGCGGGTACTCACCCCCGGCACCCTCACCGATGAAGCCCTGCTAGAGGCCAACCAAGAAAACCTATTAGCGGCCTGCTACCAAAATGAAAACAGCTATGCCCTGGCCTATTTAGATGTTGCCGGCGGGCGTTTTGAAGGCTGTCAATTTGAAACCCTACAAAACCTGCTGGATGAAATTAAACGTCTGCAACCGGCTGAACTAATTGTCGCCGACCATGAACCCCTAAGCGAAACCCTAAAAAACCAACCAGGCCTGGTTAGACTGCCGGTTTGGCATTTTGATGCCGATACGGGGCGCAGCAGAATGACCGAACAACTCAAAACCCAAGACCTGACTGCCTTTGGCTGCCAAGACAAGCCCACCCTAATTAGCGCTTGCGGTGCGCTGTTGTATTATGCGCAAACCATGTTACAAAACCCGCTCAATCAAGTGCAGTGCTTCCACAGTTATAGCACCGACGACACGCTGATTGTCGATGCGATGAGTCGTCGCAATTTAGAACTCGATACCAACCTCACTGGCGGCCACCATAACACCCTACTCAGTCTGCTTGATGACTGCGCCACACCGATGGGTAGCCGCTTACTCAAACGCTGGTTATTAATGCCATTGCGCGATACGCGCTTGATAAATCAGCGACTTGATATTATTGACGACCTGCTACAACAAGACCACTTTCCAACACTAAAACGCCAACTTAAACCGATTGGCGATTTGGAGCGTATTCTAAGCCGCGTGGCGCTGCTGTCGGCACGCCCACGCGATCTTTTACAGCTTGGACGCGCACTTAATCAACTACCAACCTTACATGAAACCCTAAGCCAATCTGAACAGGATGGTTTAATTACACTGGCGCAACAGATCCAACTTTTCCCTGAACTCGCGGATGAGCTTGAACGCGCGATTATTGACAACCCGCCGATGCTACTACGCGATGGAGGGATATTTAAAACCGGTTACGATAACGAACTCGACCAACTGAACAATCTTAAAAACGAAGCCGGTCAATTTCTCCTCGACCTTGAGCAACGCGAACGCGAGCGCACCGGCATTTCCAGCCTAAAAGTCGGCTACAACCGGGTGCATGGCTACTACCTTGAAGTCAGTAAACTGCAAAGCGAACAGGTGCCGCTCGACTATGTGCGTCGCCAAACCTTAAAAGGTGCCGAACGCTATATCATCCCTGAACTTAAAAGCTTTGAAGACCAGGTACTCAGCGCCGGTGATAAAGCCTTGGCGCGTGAAAAACAGCTTTACCAAACGCTATTGGAAAAGCTCAATCAATCAATCAAACCCCTCCAAGCTTGCTCCGAGGCCTTGGCCCAACTGGATGTGCTGGTCAACCTGACGCAAAAGGCACAACAGCATCAACTTTGTCGCCCACAGCTGCGTTCAGAACCAGGCCTGGTGATCAAACAAGGGCGTCATTTAACGGTCGAAGCCCTCAGTGATGCCCCCTTTATTCCAAATGATGCCGTGTTTAATCACGACAGCCGATTACAAATCATCACCGGCCCGAACATGGGCGGTAAGTCCACCTTTATGCGCCAAACCGCACTGATTGCGATTCTGGCGCACATTGGCAGTTTCGTGCCGGCTGAAGCGGTCGAAATCGGGCCAATTGACCGGATTTTTACCCGCATCGGTGCCTCCGATGACCTGACCAGCGGGCGCTCAACCTTTATGGTTGAAATGACCGAAACCGCGCACATTCTGCATCATGCCAGCCAGCATTCATTGATTCTAATGGATGAAATTGGGCGCGGCACCTCGACCTATGATGGTCTCTCGCTCGCTTGGGCGATTGCCGAGCACCTCGCAGAACAGATCAAAGGCTTTTGCTTATTTGCCACCCATTATTTTGAATTGACCGAACTCAGCGAACGTTACAAAAACACCGTCAATATTCACCTCAATGCAATTGAGCATCAAGATAAAATCGTGTTTTTGCATCAGGTACAACCCGGTGCGGCTTCAAAAAGTTACGGCCTGCAAGTCGCCAGTTTAGCCGGTGTGCCGCAAAGCGTGATTCAACGCGCAAAAGCGATTTTGCATGACCTAGAAACTAAAACTGACGCCACAAGCACCGCACCAAAACCCAACGCTTCAAGCCGTCAACAGGTTAAAGAACCCGAAATGCAGTTCGACCTCTTTAATTCTGCCGATCCCCACCCCATAGTATTAGCACTTGATAAAATTACGCCAGACGACTTAACGCCAAAACAAGCGCTGGATTTGATTTATCAACTAAAAACTTTACGCTAA
- the mvaD gene encoding diphosphomevalonate decarboxylase translates to MLSRQAIIKQIIPHLQPNKKIGKGCADVNIALSKYWGKRQVELNLPTNSSLSVSLPGLGTQTELSLVAGTEHQTWLNHQQLDTHNPFSQRLADYLTPFCPAGLVFNIRTHNTVPTAAGLASSASGYAALVLALNDLFDWQLSDQHLSILARIGSGSASRSIYNGFSIWHKGTAENGMDSYAEHIDQTWPALCIGLVKVNIEQKPIGSTAGMQQTVKHCDLYQAWPNQAERQVQQIHQAIQQRDFSQLGQLTEHNALSMHATMLATWPPILYWQAESIIAMQQVWQLRHQGIEVYFTMDAGPNLKLLFLEDNKKAVETAFDGLEIIQPFKKSTAT, encoded by the coding sequence ATGTTAAGCCGACAGGCCATTATTAAACAGATCATTCCCCACCTTCAGCCTAACAAAAAAATCGGCAAGGGTTGTGCCGACGTAAATATTGCGCTTAGTAAATACTGGGGAAAACGTCAGGTAGAACTGAATCTGCCAACAAACTCCAGTTTATCCGTCAGTTTACCCGGCCTAGGCACCCAAACGGAATTATCTTTAGTAGCGGGCACTGAGCACCAGACCTGGTTAAACCACCAGCAACTAGATACACACAACCCTTTCAGCCAAAGACTTGCTGATTACCTTACCCCCTTCTGCCCAGCTGGACTCGTCTTTAACATACGAACCCATAACACCGTACCTACCGCCGCTGGCTTAGCTTCCTCCGCTTCTGGCTATGCAGCACTGGTGCTGGCGTTAAATGATCTATTTGATTGGCAACTAAGCGATCAGCATTTGTCGATTCTTGCTCGAATCGGCAGTGGAAGTGCAAGCCGATCAATTTATAACGGCTTCTCAATTTGGCACAAGGGTACTGCAGAAAATGGCATGGACAGCTATGCTGAACACATTGATCAAACCTGGCCTGCGCTTTGTATTGGCCTAGTTAAAGTCAATATTGAACAAAAACCTATTGGCTCAACCGCCGGAATGCAACAAACCGTTAAACATTGTGACCTATACCAGGCCTGGCCAAATCAAGCAGAACGTCAAGTTCAACAAATACACCAAGCCATTCAACAGCGTGATTTTAGTCAACTTGGCCAACTTACTGAACATAACGCCCTATCGATGCATGCAACCATGCTGGCTACCTGGCCTCCAATTTTATATTGGCAGGCGGAATCTATAATAGCCATGCAGCAAGTTTGGCAGTTAAGACACCAAGGCATTGAGGTTTATTTCACAATGGATGCAGGCCCTAACTTAAAATTGCTATTTTTAGAGGACAATAAAAAGGCGGTCGAAACCGCCTTTGATGGACTTGAGATCATTCAACCATTTAAAAAATCAACCGCTACTTAA
- a CDS encoding ClpXP protease specificity-enhancing factor, producing the protein MISNRPYLVRAIYQWIVDNDWTPHFQVDANHPFADVPQEFVNEGVIVLNASPTAVQALDMANDQICFRARFQGVERKISFPPQAVLAVFARENGQGMPFPPEPYPTEDAAPLSDDKPKKRATLKVVK; encoded by the coding sequence ATGATTTCTAACAGACCTTATTTAGTTCGTGCGATCTATCAGTGGATCGTTGACAATGATTGGACACCGCACTTTCAAGTGGATGCTAATCATCCGTTTGCGGATGTGCCTCAGGAGTTTGTTAATGAGGGCGTGATTGTTTTGAATGCGTCACCTACTGCGGTGCAAGCTTTGGATATGGCGAATGATCAAATTTGTTTTCGTGCGCGCTTCCAGGGGGTAGAGCGTAAAATTAGCTTTCCACCTCAGGCGGTTTTAGCCGTATTTGCGCGTGAAAACGGCCAAGGAATGCCGTTTCCTCCAGAGCCTTATCCGACCGAGGATGCAGCTCCGCTGTCGGATGATAAGCCTAAAAAACGCGCTACGCTTAAGGTAGTTAAGTAG